Proteins encoded by one window of Myripristis murdjan chromosome 1, fMyrMur1.1, whole genome shotgun sequence:
- the chrnb3a gene encoding neuronal acetylcholine receptor subunit beta-3a — translation MRTESMKFAVAVLWFSLALSKATIEAPEEFVSLAEMEDALLRNLFRGYQKWVRPVQHANDTITVRFGLKISQLVDVDEKNQLMTTNVWLWQEWVDVKLKWNPDDYGGITSIRVPSETIWLPDIVLYENADGRFEGSLMTKAIVRWDGTITWTPPASYKSSCTMDVTFFPFDRQNCSMKFGSWTYDGNMVDLVLVDHHVDRKDFFDNGEWEILNATGVKGSRRDGVYWYPFVTYSFILKRLPLFYTLFLIIPCLGLSFLTVLVFYLPSDEGEKLSLSTSVLVSLTVFLLVIEEIIPSSSKVIPLIGEYLLFIMIFVTFSIIVTVFVINVHHRSSATYHPMAPWVKSLFLQRLPRLLCMRGHTDRYHYPDIEMRSPELKPRGGPGRRGMPGHGTGQQRGPTGGMEDENHAWLAMLEKATSSVRYISRHIKKEHFIREVVQDWKFVAQVLDRIFLWAFLTVSVLGTILIFTPALQMYLSTPP, via the exons ATGCGAACAGAGAGCATGAAGTTTGCGGTTGCGGTGTTGTGGTTCTCCTTGGCTCTCAGCAAAGCTACTATTGAAG CTCCAGAGGAGTTTGTCTCCCTGGCGGAAATGGAGGATGCCTTGTTGAGGAACCTTTTCAGGGGCTACCAGAAGTGGGTGCGGCCTGTTCAGCATGCCAACGACACTATTACTGTTCGCTTTGGACTCAAGATCTCACAGCTGGTTGATGTG GATGAAAAGAACCAGTTGATGACTACTAATGTCTGGCTATGGCAG gAGTGGGTTGATGTGAAGCTCAAGTGGAACCCAGATGACTACGGTGGTATCACCTCCATCAGAGTGCCTTCAGAGACTATATGGCTGCCCGACATTGTTCTCTATGAAAA TGCGGATGGCCGCTTTGAAGGTTCCCTGATGACCAAAGCCATTGTGCGTTGGGATGGCACCATAACATGGACGCCCCCTGCCAGCTACAAGTCCTCCTGCACCATGGACGTTACCTTCTTCCCTTTTGACCGGCAGAACTGCTCCATGAAGTTTGGCTCCTGGACCTACGACGGAAATATGGTAGACCTGGTGTTGGTGGATCACCATGTGGACCGCAAGGACTTCTTTGACAATGGTGAATGGGAGATCCTCAACGCCACAGGAGTGAAGGGGAGCAGAAGGGATGGGGTGTACTGGTACCCATTTGTGACATACTCCTTCATACTCAAGAGGTTGCCCTTGTTCTACaccctcttcctcatcatcccGTGCCTGGGCCTGTCGTTTCTCACCGTGCTGGTGTTCTATTTGCCATCGGATGAAGGGGAGAAGCTGTCACTTTCCACGTCTGTGCTGGTGTCACTCACTGTGTTCCTTCTGGTCATAGAGGAGATCATCCCCTCGTCCTCCAAG GTGATCCCTCTAATCGGAGAGTACTTGCTCTTCATCATGATCTTCGTCACCTTCTCCATCATTGTCACCGTCTTCGTTATCAACGTCCATCACCGGTCCTCGGCCACGTACCACCCCATGGCCCCATGGGTAAAGAGTCTCTTCCTGCAGAGACTGCCCAGATTGCTGTGTATGAGGGGGCACACTGACAG ATACCACTACCCAGACATTGAGATGCGCAGCCCAGAGCTAAAACCCCGTGGAgggccagggaggaggggaatgCCTGGCCACGGCACTGGCCAGCAGAGAGGACCCACCGGGGGGATGGAAGATGAGAACCATGCCTGGCTGGCCATGCTGGAGAAAGCCACCAGTTCAGTGCGCTACATCAGCAGACACATCAAGAAGGAGCACTTCATCCGAGAG gtGGTTCAGGACTGGAAGTTTGTGGCTCAGGTGTTGGACAGGATCTTTCTCTGGGCTTTCCTCACAGTGTCAGTATTGGGAACCATCCTCATCTTCACCCCTGCCCTACAGATGTACCTCAGCACACCACCGtga